Below is a window of Vulpes vulpes isolate BD-2025 chromosome 5, VulVul3, whole genome shotgun sequence DNA.
aatattaagttGGGTGGCTTAATATTAAGCCagtggtggcttagtggttgagtgtctgccttcgtctcaggtcatgatccggggtcctgggatccagtctgacactgggctccctgcagggagcctgcttctccctctgcctatgtctctgtctctctgtctctacatcttgtgaataagtaaatcaaattttaaaaaagagtaagttATCAGTATTTCCTGTTCCTCTTTTCAAGCCATAATATCTAGGAACAAGTGTTTAGTGAAGACGgacatattatacatttataaaaataaacattctctTTAATATGTATAACaaatagttgagcatctgcctttggctcaggactggactccctgcaaggagcctgcttctccctatgccttgtctctgccttttctctgtgtctatcaccaataaaaaataaataaaatctttaaaaaataaaataaataaacagagggACAAATGGTTGAAGCAACTTGTAGGAAAGTACCCTAATACATTCATGATGAGGaacacttatttttcttaaaatattccataaaattaCATATCACACCATgaattaattcctttattttttacagatCAGTAACTTCACACTCAGCCTTCTCCTCATTCATGAAATCATGCACCTGAATAATAATGTGACTGAGTTCATTCTGCTTGGATTGACCCAGGATCCTGTTAGAAAGAAAATAGTGTttgtcacttttttgtttttctatttggggACATTGCTGGGTAACTTTCTGATTATTACTACTATCAAGACCAGCCAGACACTAGGGAGTCCAAtgtacttcttccttttccaccTATCCTTGTCTGACACCTGCTTCTGTACTTCCATAGCCCCTAGAATGATTGTGGATGCACTTTTGAAAAGGGCCACAATCTCTTTCAGGGAGTGCATGATACAAGTCTTTTCATTCCACTTCTTTGGCTGCCTGGAGATCTTCATCCTTATCCTCATGGCTgctgaccgctatgtggccatctgtaagCCCTTGCACTACACAACCATCATGAGTCGACAGGTCTGTGCTGTGCTGGTGGCTATTGCCTGGGTAGGGTCCTGTGTGCATTCTTTAGCTCAGATTTTTCTGGCCTTGAGTTTACCTTTCTGTGGTCCCAATGTGATCGATCACTATCATTGTGACTTGCAGCCCTTGTTGAAACTTGCCTGTGCAGATACCCATGTGATCAATCTACTGTTGGTATCCAATAGTGGGGCCATTTGTACACTGAGTTTTGTCATGCTGATGTGCTCCTATGTTATCATCTTGTATTCTCTGAGAAATCACAGTGctgaagggaggaggaaagcccTCTCCACCTGCATGTCCCACATCATTGTAGTCGTCTTGTTCTTTGGTCCTTGCATATTTCTATACACACGCCCTGCAACCACCTTTCCCATGGATAAGATGATAGCTGTATTTTATACACTTGGAACACCTTTGATCAATCCTTTGATTTACACACTTAGGAATGCAGAAGTGAAAAATGCCATGAAGAAGTTATGGAGGAAGAAGTTGATTTCAGATGACAAAAGATGAATAGGagtttcaaatttttcttcaCAGTTTGGATTTGCCCTGAGTCCACAGAGaatgttatctttttattgtgGTGTTAACATAATCTGGAGGCATGAGAACTCATTTCTTCAAGAATGAACATGTAAACTGGTCAATGTTGAGTCAGTTTcatgcagaggaagagacagcatCAGGTACAAACAGCCATGTCATGACAAGTGCCTTAGATGTTCACTACTGTGTCTCTTCTTGCCTGCCTAGcatcactgtggttttaatttcgtGTTTTCCCTGCTCTTTTTCACGTTGACTTCTAGTAT
It encodes the following:
- the LOC112912538 gene encoding olfactory receptor 4C16-like, with protein sequence MHLNNNVTEFILLGLTQDPVRKKIVFVTFLFFYLGTLLGNFLIITTIKTSQTLGSPMYFFLFHLSLSDTCFCTSIAPRMIVDALLKRATISFRECMIQVFSFHFFGCLEIFILILMAADRYVAICKPLHYTTIMSRQVCAVLVAIAWVGSCVHSLAQIFLALSLPFCGPNVIDHYHCDLQPLLKLACADTHVINLLLVSNSGAICTLSFVMLMCSYVIILYSLRNHSAEGRRKALSTCMSHIIVVVLFFGPCIFLYTRPATTFPMDKMIAVFYTLGTPLINPLIYTLRNAEVKNAMKKLWRKKLISDDKR